The Thermoflavifilum sp. genome contains a region encoding:
- a CDS encoding dipeptide epimerase has product MIIQDIQIHKENLGLKRPYTIAYKSVDHVENVVVVLTLQNAIRGWGAANPSKYVVGEDVDDTWKILTDGDRAKELLIGADIRQLGELMNRVYQAFQGHPGALAALDIALHDAFCRSIGVPLVKWLGQAHEKMLTSVTIGIKSVAETLAEAEEYIGMGFRCLKVKLGHSWEEDVARVVKLREKWKDLPIRVDANQGYGADELLKFYQHIRHYPVELIEQPLPADAVAACRQLPEALREKIAVDESLITPDDAYQLSLPPRAAGIFNIKLMKCGGIREALQIATIARQAGISLMWGCNDESIISISAALHTALSCPHTRYLDLDGSFDLARDVVSGGFKLQDGYLMPLLDKAGLGLEPF; this is encoded by the coding sequence ATGATCATCCAGGACATCCAAATCCACAAAGAGAATCTGGGACTGAAGCGCCCTTACACCATTGCCTATAAATCCGTTGATCACGTGGAAAATGTGGTGGTCGTCCTCACCCTTCAAAATGCCATCAGGGGATGGGGAGCCGCTAATCCCAGCAAATATGTGGTGGGTGAAGATGTGGACGATACCTGGAAAATCCTCACCGATGGCGATCGGGCAAAAGAATTGCTCATCGGTGCGGATATCCGTCAGTTAGGCGAATTAATGAACCGCGTGTATCAGGCTTTTCAAGGACATCCAGGTGCTCTCGCCGCACTCGACATTGCTCTGCACGATGCTTTTTGTCGAAGCATCGGCGTGCCACTCGTAAAATGGTTAGGACAGGCACATGAAAAAATGCTTACGTCGGTTACCATCGGCATCAAATCGGTTGCAGAAACCCTTGCGGAAGCCGAAGAATATATCGGCATGGGATTTCGTTGCCTGAAAGTGAAGTTAGGGCATTCCTGGGAAGAAGATGTGGCGCGTGTGGTGAAGCTCCGGGAAAAATGGAAAGACCTGCCCATTCGGGTGGATGCCAATCAGGGATATGGTGCCGATGAACTGCTCAAATTTTACCAGCACATCCGCCATTATCCTGTTGAGCTGATTGAACAACCCCTGCCTGCCGACGCGGTAGCTGCCTGCCGGCAACTCCCTGAAGCGCTCAGAGAAAAAATCGCTGTTGACGAATCGTTGATTACGCCGGATGATGCCTATCAGCTGAGTCTTCCTCCCAGGGCAGCAGGCATCTTTAACATCAAACTCATGAAATGTGGGGGCATCCGGGAGGCTCTGCAAATCGCTACCATAGCCCGACAGGCGGGTATTTCGTTGATGTGGGGATGTAATGATGAGAGCATCATCAGCATCAGCGCTGCTTTACACACAGCCCTTTCCTGCCCCCACACACGTTATCTGGACCTCGATGGCAGCTTCGATCTGGCCAGAGACGTGGTTTCGGGCGGTTTCAAGCTGCAGGATGGATACCTGATGCCCTTGCTGGATAAAGCAGGACTTGGACTGGAACCTTTCTGA
- a CDS encoding spore maturation protein has translation MALNIVWIAFFVIAFLVALYRLIILGDTRIFENMVNSTFDAAKTAADISLGLIGIMSLWLGIMKIGERGGVIQAFSKLVRPIFSRLFPEIPPDHPAGGSILMNFSANMLGLDNAATPLGLKAMKELQELNPEKDTASNAMIMFLVLNASSLTLLPISIMAYRSQVKIPAANPADVFLPILLATFFSTLAGLVSVALYQRINLLQKTLLLPLGGLTLGIGTLLYFFSRLPASQLNTVSEVASNFLLFSVIIAFIVLAMIRKVNVYSAFIDGAVEGFQIAIKIIPYLVAILVAVAVFRVSGCMDYLIQGIAALFHALGVNSDFVPALPVALMKPLSGSGARGLMIEIMNQYGADSFPGRVACVIQGSTETTFYVLAVYFGSVNIKKTRYTLQCALLAELVGIVAAIIIAYIFFHHG, from the coding sequence ATGGCACTGAACATCGTATGGATTGCCTTTTTCGTGATTGCCTTCCTGGTTGCGCTTTACAGGCTTATCATCCTCGGCGATACCCGGATCTTTGAAAATATGGTGAACAGCACCTTCGATGCGGCTAAAACAGCTGCAGATATATCGCTGGGCCTCATCGGCATCATGAGTCTGTGGCTTGGCATCATGAAAATCGGTGAACGAGGAGGCGTGATTCAAGCATTTTCTAAACTCGTACGCCCCATCTTTTCTCGACTCTTCCCCGAAATTCCACCCGATCATCCCGCCGGAGGCTCCATTCTGATGAACTTCTCCGCCAATATGCTTGGGCTCGATAACGCAGCAACCCCACTGGGCCTGAAAGCCATGAAAGAGCTTCAGGAACTCAACCCTGAAAAAGATACGGCTTCCAACGCGATGATTATGTTTCTGGTGCTGAATGCCTCGAGCCTTACGCTGCTGCCCATCAGCATCATGGCCTATCGCTCGCAGGTGAAAATCCCTGCTGCTAACCCCGCCGATGTATTCTTACCCATCCTCCTGGCCACTTTTTTTTCAACCTTAGCCGGATTGGTTTCTGTGGCCCTTTATCAACGCATCAACCTGTTGCAGAAAACCTTGCTTCTGCCCCTGGGCGGACTTACCCTCGGAATCGGCACATTGCTCTATTTCTTCTCCCGATTACCTGCCAGCCAGCTCAATACCGTCAGTGAGGTGGCAAGCAACTTTTTACTATTCTCCGTGATTATAGCTTTTATTGTGCTGGCCATGATCCGGAAGGTGAACGTGTACAGCGCATTCATCGATGGCGCCGTAGAAGGATTTCAGATCGCCATTAAAATCATTCCCTATCTGGTGGCCATTCTGGTGGCAGTGGCCGTGTTCCGGGTTTCAGGATGTATGGATTACCTCATACAGGGCATAGCCGCCTTATTTCATGCCTTGGGTGTGAATAGCGATTTTGTACCCGCACTGCCTGTGGCCCTGATGAAGCCCCTCAGCGGAAGTGGAGCAAGAGGACTCATGATCGAAATCATGAATCAATACGGCGCCGATTCTTTTCCCGGACGCGTTGCCTGTGTTATTCAGGGCTCAACCGAAACCACTTTCTATGTGCTGGCCGTTTATTTTGGCTCGGTGAACATCAAAAAAACACGCTATACGCTGCAATGTGCGCTGCTGGCTGAACTGGTGGGTATTGTGGCCGCCATTATCATCGCCTATATTTTCTTTCATCATGGCTGA
- a CDS encoding phytanoyl-CoA dioxygenase family protein, which yields MEPNQKFVYTDAGVTAEHLQFFDTFGFIHYKHFFTPEQIARAIQAVEELEAQWIAEKKDKVFGTPIKYGKDENGRTIIHRFAFASLHHPYLHEMLQDPRIQELKKFLGDVPDARVAENEKDGLVINHYINTGESEFTKLGWHTDGLRDLVLNFKLYPMLNVGIYLDDSPVEKGGLRVLPGTHKQGLYQMMFRKKYFVDNTPDKDELIIEAEAGDLTVHSGRIWHRVALATVQGAASRRRVMYFPIISGKYSPKSHRSPTPIYHRFLRMIK from the coding sequence ATGGAGCCGAATCAAAAATTTGTGTACACCGATGCGGGTGTCACTGCAGAACATCTGCAGTTTTTCGACACATTTGGTTTCATTCACTACAAACATTTCTTCACACCCGAACAGATAGCGCGAGCCATTCAAGCTGTTGAAGAGCTGGAAGCGCAGTGGATTGCAGAAAAAAAAGACAAAGTATTCGGTACACCCATCAAATATGGTAAGGACGAGAATGGCCGCACCATCATCCATCGGTTTGCCTTTGCCTCTCTGCATCATCCTTATTTGCATGAAATGCTGCAGGATCCGCGTATTCAGGAACTCAAAAAATTCCTCGGTGATGTGCCAGATGCCCGTGTGGCCGAAAATGAAAAAGATGGGCTGGTGATTAACCATTATATCAATACTGGAGAAAGCGAGTTCACGAAGCTGGGCTGGCATACGGATGGGCTGCGCGATCTGGTGTTGAATTTTAAATTATATCCCATGCTGAATGTGGGCATCTATCTCGATGATTCGCCAGTGGAAAAAGGCGGCCTGCGCGTACTGCCCGGTACACACAAACAAGGACTCTATCAAATGATGTTCAGAAAAAAATATTTTGTAGATAATACACCCGATAAAGACGAATTGATCATTGAAGCGGAAGCTGGTGACCTCACGGTTCATTCCGGACGGATATGGCACCGGGTGGCTCTGGCTACCGTACAGGGGGCTGCAAGCAGGCGCAGGGTGATGTATTTCCCTATCATCAGCGGAAAATACAGTCCCAAATCCCATCGAAGTCCAACTCCCATCTATCACCGCTTTTTGCGCATGATTAAATAG
- a CDS encoding SDR family oxidoreductase produces MRYALVTGASGGIGKEIARCLAERKWNLLLVARDESALAGVAGELREQYRVDVRYLPVDLSKPTEIDKLLQWIDSQQLPLGVLVNNAGYGVWGAFETLDWTAQQQMLQVNVMALLQITHALLPRLQSSHEPAYILQVGSLAGYLPLPYFNLYAASKALVNAYTRALAYELRHRHIHVCLLAPGAVATRFNERAGLKDIPAAQRYAMPADVVAKAAVDGLFKGKAVVIPGFPNRLMARLVSCLPKSWSMTVAARIYRPQQT; encoded by the coding sequence ATGAGATATGCACTGGTAACCGGTGCCAGCGGTGGCATTGGAAAAGAAATTGCACGCTGCCTGGCCGAACGGAAATGGAATTTATTGCTGGTAGCCCGGGATGAAAGCGCACTGGCCGGTGTAGCCGGGGAGTTACGTGAACAATATCGGGTTGATGTACGCTACCTGCCGGTTGATTTATCCAAACCTACAGAAATAGATAAGCTGCTGCAATGGATCGATAGCCAGCAGCTTCCGCTTGGCGTACTGGTCAACAACGCAGGATATGGCGTGTGGGGAGCCTTTGAAACACTCGACTGGACGGCCCAACAGCAGATGCTGCAGGTGAATGTAATGGCCCTGCTCCAGATTACCCATGCGCTTTTGCCCCGGCTTCAATCGAGCCATGAACCCGCATACATCCTGCAGGTGGGGAGTCTGGCCGGCTACCTGCCCCTGCCCTATTTTAACCTGTATGCGGCTTCTAAAGCATTGGTGAATGCTTATACCCGTGCGCTGGCCTATGAGTTGCGTCATCGGCATATCCATGTGTGCCTGCTGGCTCCTGGAGCGGTAGCCACACGTTTCAACGAACGAGCCGGATTGAAAGATATTCCCGCTGCACAGCGTTATGCCATGCCCGCTGATGTTGTGGCTAAAGCCGCTGTGGATGGACTTTTCAAGGGTAAGGCCGTAGTGATACCCGGCTTTCCCAACCGGTTGATGGCCCGATTGGTCAGCTGCCTGCCTAAAAGCTGGTCTATGACCGTCGCCGCACGGATTTACAGACCACAACAAACCTGA
- a CDS encoding phosphatase PAP2-related protein encodes MDTHPDSGFPESSASKGYARAAAEKTGYAGFQRMKQAWKTALQIPFFCWNGLLALIAGMILAYLAQMFFPYIQQRHGIVLYDPLLAWLPAYDISMPLFACLYIPMLVWIGMLLKYPRSLLQVLMSVIVLQTIRLLTIWAIPLDPPQHCMVLRDPLVYVLAYHHMPITRDLFFSGHTATMMVFYLAAPGQKKWLMAIWMSTVILMLLIQHAHYTIDILAAILIAPAVWTWMDFYLSRELGELATWNGYR; translated from the coding sequence ATGGACACTCATCCGGATAGCGGTTTTCCCGAATCCTCTGCTTCGAAAGGCTATGCCCGGGCAGCGGCGGAAAAAACCGGCTATGCAGGGTTTCAACGCATGAAACAAGCATGGAAAACGGCCCTACAGATACCTTTTTTCTGCTGGAACGGCCTTCTGGCCCTGATAGCCGGCATGATCCTCGCTTACCTGGCACAAATGTTTTTCCCTTACATTCAACAACGACACGGGATCGTGCTTTACGATCCCCTGCTGGCGTGGCTTCCGGCGTACGATATCTCGATGCCCCTGTTTGCCTGCCTGTATATCCCCATGCTGGTGTGGATAGGTATGCTTTTGAAATATCCCCGAAGCTTGCTTCAGGTGCTGATGAGCGTCATCGTGTTGCAAACCATTCGCCTGTTGACCATCTGGGCGATACCGCTCGACCCACCGCAACATTGCATGGTATTGCGCGATCCGCTGGTCTATGTGCTGGCTTATCATCACATGCCCATCACCCGCGATTTGTTTTTTTCCGGACATACAGCTACTATGATGGTGTTTTACCTGGCCGCCCCGGGGCAGAAAAAATGGCTGATGGCCATCTGGATGAGCACGGTAATTCTCATGCTGCTGATCCAGCATGCGCACTACACCATCGATATCCTTGCAGCTATCCTCATCGCCCCGGCCGTGTGGACCTGGATGGATTTTTACCTTTCACGTGAATTGGGCGAACTCGCTACCTGGAACGGATACAGGTGA
- a CDS encoding pitrilysin family protein, with protein sequence MQRRIFHVSRICIYSAYRRFILLGIAALYFFHPGTVAGQQHLIHFEKYQLPNGLTVILHRDTTVPVVAVTVMYHVGSKNETPGLTGFAHFFEHLMFEGSTYIPRKSFEKYITNAGGSYNANTTQDRTFFYEVLPSNQLALGLWLESERMLHLKIDSVGVNTQREVVKEEKRLRVDNQPYGTIFIEVLKRAFSGAYHWAPIGSMEDINRAQLGQFLDFYHTYYVPGNAILSIAGNIEIDSTKKLIQAYFGSIPPAKKPIPRPDPNEPPLTHEIKDTIYDHIQLPAVIEAYRMPRETSPEYYAAQVLATVLSGGPSSRLNTIVKDQKQLAVAIASIPYFNENAGLLINYAIANMQVNPDSLQRAMDEEVQKLTTQLIPEKEFEKVMNQIQTDVVTGNSTMLGIAESLADYQMFYGDANLINTQLQKYQQVTREDVLQVARKYLRPDNRVVLYYLPESQKQATGE encoded by the coding sequence ATGCAACGCCGAATTTTTCATGTTAGCCGGATATGCATTTACTCAGCTTATCGGCGATTTATCCTGCTAGGTATTGCCGCTCTGTATTTTTTCCATCCCGGCACCGTAGCAGGTCAGCAACACCTGATTCATTTTGAGAAATATCAATTGCCTAATGGACTTACCGTAATTCTGCACCGCGATACCACGGTACCCGTTGTAGCCGTAACCGTCATGTATCATGTGGGATCTAAAAATGAAACACCAGGATTAACGGGCTTTGCACATTTTTTTGAACATCTCATGTTTGAGGGATCAACCTATATTCCGCGCAAATCATTTGAAAAATATATCACCAATGCCGGCGGTAGCTATAATGCCAATACCACTCAGGATCGCACCTTCTTTTATGAGGTGCTCCCATCCAATCAACTCGCACTGGGCCTCTGGCTGGAAAGCGAAAGAATGTTGCATTTAAAAATTGATAGTGTCGGTGTAAATACGCAGCGTGAGGTGGTGAAAGAAGAAAAACGATTGCGGGTGGATAATCAACCTTATGGCACCATCTTCATTGAAGTATTAAAACGCGCGTTCAGCGGAGCTTATCACTGGGCTCCCATCGGTTCCATGGAAGATATTAACCGGGCACAGCTGGGGCAATTTCTGGATTTTTATCATACCTATTACGTTCCCGGAAACGCTATCCTGTCGATTGCTGGAAATATTGAAATAGATAGTACCAAAAAATTAATTCAAGCCTATTTCGGTTCTATTCCCCCGGCAAAAAAACCCATTCCCAGGCCCGACCCGAACGAACCACCATTGACACATGAAATCAAAGACACGATCTACGATCATATTCAACTGCCTGCTGTGATAGAAGCATATCGCATGCCCAGAGAAACTTCACCGGAATATTATGCCGCTCAGGTGCTGGCCACCGTGCTTTCGGGCGGACCTTCTTCAAGGTTGAATACCATCGTAAAAGATCAAAAGCAACTGGCCGTGGCCATCGCTTCCATTCCTTATTTTAATGAAAACGCAGGTTTGCTTATCAACTATGCCATTGCCAACATGCAGGTGAATCCGGATAGCCTGCAACGAGCTATGGACGAGGAAGTGCAGAAGCTCACCACGCAATTGATTCCTGAAAAAGAATTTGAAAAAGTGATGAATCAAATACAAACCGACGTGGTAACCGGCAACAGCACCATGCTGGGCATTGCAGAAAGTCTGGCCGACTATCAAATGTTTTATGGTGATGCCAACCTCATCAATACACAATTGCAAAAATATCAGCAGGTAACACGCGAAGATGTATTACAGGTCGCCAGAAAATATTTGCGGCCCGACAATCGGGTTGTGCTTTATTACCTGCCCGAATCTCAAAAACAGGCGACAGGCGAATAA
- a CDS encoding pitrilysin family protein, whose product MRKINFLFLLISLHAWVANAQIDRSHAPNPGPAPEIHIGTPDTFTLSNGMKVFVVENHKLPEITATLILDHPPVREGEKAGYVTMAGQMLRRGTTTMNKQQLDDTIDFLGGSISTSSNSATAFSLSKNFPALFAIFSDIVLHPSFDTTELEKLRKQTLSSLAQQKENPNAILSNVTAALEYGKQHPYGEIETEETVSRITRDDLLRYYTTYWRPNTAYLAFVGDITPQQARELTEKYLSGWTPAPVPHPQYPFPEQPRQLTLAVVNRPNAVQSNIAFANPIDLKPGDMRNFPAMVMNEILGGGSNSRLFMDLRETHGYTYGAYSSLQNDPYVGSFRASTAVRTEVTDSAIMRLLADLQQMRTQPVSEDELNRFKNALSGSFARSLEYPSRIAQFAINIERYHMPRDYYQHYLQYLAQVNADQVQQAAEQFIQPAHAYVVIVGNAQQFADKLKAIGKLQYYTIYAEPITPDTTAHVPQGMTAVDVLNHYLSAIGGKANIQQVKSIRQVAEGDVQGQQVRLTEWHLQDKHYMQEISLPMSGMVITKVLMNHDSIQMQQMGQPINLTPQMKQQIQQNAWWCPEWMLINKYADSLTLKSATDENGKQLYVVEFSQPGQTISYQYDPQTGLKLHEIHQVEINGKTMRSTYDFGDYRQVNGLLFPYEISTSMGPQHITFHVTQLQINEGLKESDFQ is encoded by the coding sequence ATGCGAAAGATAAATTTTCTGTTTCTGCTTATATCCTTGCATGCATGGGTTGCAAACGCACAAATCGATCGTAGTCATGCGCCGAATCCCGGCCCTGCACCCGAAATCCACATCGGCACACCCGATACGTTCACACTCAGTAATGGAATGAAAGTATTTGTGGTGGAAAATCATAAGCTACCCGAGATCACGGCTACATTGATTTTAGATCATCCGCCCGTTCGAGAAGGCGAAAAAGCCGGATATGTAACGATGGCCGGACAGATGTTGCGCCGGGGAACCACTACCATGAACAAACAACAATTAGATGATACCATTGATTTTCTTGGAGGTAGCATCAGCACGTCAAGCAACAGTGCAACCGCCTTCTCCCTCAGTAAAAATTTTCCTGCGCTGTTCGCTATTTTTTCCGATATCGTCTTGCATCCATCTTTTGATACAACAGAACTGGAAAAGTTAAGAAAACAAACTTTATCTTCTTTAGCCCAGCAAAAAGAAAATCCAAATGCTATTCTTTCTAATGTAACGGCTGCACTGGAATATGGCAAACAGCATCCCTATGGCGAAATCGAAACCGAAGAAACGGTAAGCCGGATTACACGCGATGATTTATTGCGCTATTATACAACTTACTGGCGGCCGAATACTGCTTATCTGGCTTTCGTGGGCGATATTACGCCACAGCAGGCACGCGAGCTTACTGAAAAATATCTGTCGGGCTGGACGCCTGCTCCTGTACCACATCCACAATATCCTTTCCCGGAGCAACCGCGGCAACTCACACTGGCTGTGGTTAACCGACCAAACGCCGTACAGAGCAATATTGCATTTGCCAATCCGATTGACCTGAAACCCGGCGATATGCGCAACTTCCCCGCCATGGTGATGAACGAAATCCTGGGCGGCGGATCAAACAGTCGGCTTTTTATGGATTTAAGAGAAACGCATGGCTACACGTATGGCGCTTATTCTTCTCTGCAAAATGATCCTTATGTGGGTTCTTTCCGTGCCAGCACGGCTGTACGCACCGAAGTAACCGATAGCGCGATCATGCGATTGTTGGCCGATTTGCAGCAGATGCGCACCCAGCCTGTTTCAGAAGATGAGCTCAATCGTTTCAAAAATGCATTATCGGGAAGCTTTGCCCGCTCGCTGGAATACCCATCCCGCATCGCACAATTTGCCATCAACATTGAACGATACCACATGCCACGCGACTACTACCAGCATTATCTGCAATACCTCGCACAGGTGAATGCCGATCAGGTGCAACAGGCCGCCGAACAATTCATTCAGCCAGCCCATGCTTATGTAGTTATCGTGGGTAATGCACAGCAATTTGCAGATAAACTTAAAGCTATCGGGAAATTACAATACTATACGATATATGCCGAGCCGATTACACCGGATACCACCGCGCATGTGCCACAAGGCATGACCGCTGTTGATGTGCTGAACCATTATCTCTCGGCCATCGGTGGAAAAGCAAACATACAACAGGTGAAATCCATCCGTCAGGTGGCGGAAGGCGACGTGCAGGGGCAACAGGTGCGACTTACCGAATGGCATCTGCAGGATAAGCATTACATGCAGGAAATATCCCTGCCCATGTCGGGCATGGTGATTACAAAAGTGCTGATGAATCATGATAGCATCCAGATGCAGCAAATGGGACAACCGATTAACCTAACTCCACAGATGAAACAACAAATTCAACAAAATGCATGGTGGTGCCCGGAATGGATGCTTATCAATAAATACGCGGATAGCCTTACCCTCAAATCCGCTACAGATGAGAATGGGAAACAATTGTATGTAGTGGAATTCTCGCAGCCTGGCCAAACAATCAGCTATCAATATGATCCACAAACCGGATTAAAACTGCACGAAATTCATCAGGTGGAGATTAACGGAAAAACCATGAGATCTACTTATGATTTTGGTGATTATCGTCAGGTGAATGGTTTGTTGTTTCCCTATGAAATATCCACCAGCATGGGCCCCCAGCACATCACCTTTCACGTTACACAATTGCAAATCAATGAAGGATTAAAAGAAAGCGATTTTCAATAA
- a CDS encoding TonB-dependent receptor: MNAAVSRAFGHICLIMCMMIGCMLSVIVHAQSVYTIRGYVRDSVTGESLIGASIQLQPSATGTVTNHYGFYSISLPAGRYTLYAVVPGYHVDSLTIVLMHDVWLDIQLMPLHYTAQEVTIVSRAHDQVKSTEVSRISLPIQEVKSLPVIAGEVDVLKTMQMLPGVQASEGNTGLYVRGGNADQNLILLDEAPVYNTGHLFGFFSIFNADAIKNVTLIKGGIPANYGGRLSSVIDISMKDGNNQQFHGEGGIGLIASRLSLEGPIQKNKSSFMLAARRTYVDVLVKPFVSKSSSFYGSGYYFYDLNAKLNERFSDRDRLYLSTYLGRDVFHFRSSGSSFQASIPWGNTTATLRWNHVFNARMFANTSLIYNDYRFSFGATQNNFTVGLNSGIHDWNLKTDVDDYLNPHHHLQFGYNYIFHTFQPSTASGRSDTASFKPANPMKKYAHEAAVYLLDDMQVGERWGLNAGLRYSLFQQVGPYIRVQSDGNGHDDSIYYHRLQPVKTYMQLEPRLIARFTLNSHASLKASITRTAQYIHLVSNSGTTLPTDLWVPSTYRVKPQTSWEYTLGYFLNLHDVWEASFEIYDRQMNHQIEFAEGYTPSLEDPENSFVFGKGWSYGSELFIHKQKGKFTGWLSYTLSWTWRRFPALNNGAKYPARFDRRHDLDIVLNYRFNDRWHFSADFVFATGNAVTIPDRFYLMEGTLTQAYTRINGYRMKPYNRLDIAAVYTPKPKNHRFHHSWMFSIYNVYSRLNPYFIYFDQTGGLLQGNLKIQAKQVSLFPIIPSVTWNFSF, encoded by the coding sequence ATGAACGCGGCTGTTAGCAGGGCTTTCGGTCATATTTGCCTGATCATGTGCATGATGATCGGTTGCATGCTTTCGGTTATCGTTCATGCACAATCGGTTTACACCATCAGGGGATATGTGCGTGATAGTGTAACCGGTGAATCGCTCATCGGAGCCAGCATTCAGCTTCAGCCTTCAGCTACAGGCACGGTAACCAACCACTATGGTTTTTATTCCATCAGTCTGCCTGCGGGTCGCTATACACTTTATGCGGTGGTTCCCGGTTATCATGTAGATTCATTGACCATTGTGCTTATGCACGACGTATGGCTCGATATTCAACTCATGCCTTTGCATTACACTGCACAGGAAGTTACGATTGTTTCGCGTGCGCACGATCAGGTAAAAAGCACGGAAGTAAGTCGCATCAGTTTGCCCATTCAGGAGGTGAAATCATTGCCGGTAATTGCTGGTGAGGTGGATGTATTGAAAACCATGCAAATGCTTCCCGGTGTGCAGGCATCAGAAGGCAACACCGGTTTATATGTGCGTGGTGGCAATGCCGATCAGAACCTGATTTTACTCGATGAAGCACCCGTGTACAATACCGGACATTTGTTTGGATTCTTTTCTATTTTTAATGCCGATGCGATTAAAAATGTAACCCTGATCAAAGGCGGTATTCCTGCCAATTATGGTGGGCGACTTTCCTCCGTGATTGATATATCCATGAAAGATGGCAACAATCAACAGTTCCATGGAGAAGGCGGTATAGGTTTAATTGCTTCGCGCCTTTCACTGGAAGGGCCTATTCAGAAAAACAAATCTTCATTTATGCTGGCTGCAAGACGCACCTATGTAGATGTGCTTGTAAAGCCTTTTGTCAGTAAATCCAGTTCATTTTATGGATCCGGATATTATTTTTATGATCTGAATGCCAAACTTAACGAACGATTTTCAGATCGCGACAGGTTGTATCTGAGTACCTATCTGGGCAGGGATGTTTTTCATTTTCGCAGCAGTGGAAGCTCTTTTCAGGCTTCTATTCCATGGGGTAATACCACCGCCACGCTTCGCTGGAATCATGTATTTAATGCTCGCATGTTTGCCAATACTTCGCTGATTTATAATGACTATCGTTTTAGTTTTGGCGCCACGCAAAATAATTTCACAGTAGGATTAAACTCCGGTATTCACGACTGGAATTTGAAAACGGATGTGGATGATTATCTGAATCCGCATCATCATCTGCAATTCGGATACAATTATATCTTTCATACTTTTCAACCTTCTACAGCATCAGGTCGTTCGGATACCGCCAGTTTCAAGCCTGCCAATCCCATGAAAAAATATGCGCATGAAGCGGCTGTTTATTTGCTGGACGATATGCAAGTCGGTGAACGATGGGGATTGAATGCAGGTTTACGCTACAGCTTGTTTCAGCAGGTAGGCCCTTATATTCGCGTGCAATCCGATGGAAACGGACATGATGATTCCATTTATTATCATCGGTTGCAACCCGTAAAAACTTACATGCAGCTGGAACCCCGACTCATCGCGCGGTTTACATTGAATAGCCATGCTTCACTCAAGGCTTCGATTACGCGTACCGCACAATATATTCATCTGGTATCGAATTCAGGAACCACGCTGCCCACCGACCTTTGGGTACCGAGCACCTATCGTGTGAAGCCACAAACCTCATGGGAATATACGCTGGGATATTTTTTAAACTTGCATGATGTGTGGGAAGCATCTTTCGAAATATACGATCGACAGATGAACCATCAAATTGAATTTGCAGAAGGATATACGCCTTCACTCGAAGATCCGGAAAACAGCTTTGTTTTTGGAAAAGGATGGAGTTATGGCAGCGAGTTATTCATTCACAAGCAAAAAGGTAAGTTCACCGGATGGTTGTCGTACACGTTATCGTGGACCTGGCGCAGATTTCCTGCATTGAACAACGGAGCAAAATATCCTGCACGATTTGATCGCAGGCACGACCTCGATATCGTACTCAATTATCGATTCAACGATCGCTGGCATTTCTCCGCCGATTTTGTTTTTGCAACGGGAAATGCAGTAACGATTCCAGATCGTTTTTATTTGATGGAAGGTACATTAACACAGGCTTATACCCGCATAAATGGCTACCGCATGAAGCCTTATAACCGGCTCGATATTGCCGCTGTTTATACACCCAAACCCAAAAATCATCGCTTTCATCACAGCTGGATGTTTTCTATTTACAATGTGTATAGCCGGCTGAATCCGTATTTTATTTATTTTGATCAAACGGGTGGATTGCTGCAGGGCAATCTGAAGATACAGGCCAAACAGGTTTCTTTATTTCCCATCATTCCCAGCGTTACCTGGAATTTTAGTTTTTAG